Proteins encoded by one window of Leopardus geoffroyi isolate Oge1 chromosome X, O.geoffroyi_Oge1_pat1.0, whole genome shotgun sequence:
- the SPIN4 gene encoding spindlin-4: MSPPTVPPMGVDGVSAYLMKKRHTHRKQRRKPTFLTRRNIVGCRIQHGWKEGNEPVEQWKGTVLEQVSVKPTLYIIKYDGKDSVYGLELHRDKRVLALEILPERVPTPRIDSRLADFLIGKAVGHVFEGEHGTKDEWKGMVLARAPVMDTWFYITYEKDPVLYMYTLLDDYKDGDLRIIPDSNYYFPTAEREPGEVVDSLVGKQVEHAKDDGSKRTGIFIHQVVAKPSVYFIKFDDDIHIYVYGLVKTP; encoded by the coding sequence ATGTCGCCCCCAACAGTGCCTCCGATGGGTGTAGATGGCGTGTCCGCATACCTGATGAAGAAAAGGCACACCCACAGGAAGCAGCGACGCAAGCCCACTTTCCTCACGCGTAGGAACATCGTAGGCTGCCGCATTCAACACGGTTGGAAGGAAGGCAACGAGCCGGTGGAGCAGTGGAAGGGCACAGTGCTCGAGCAGGTTTCTGTGAAGCCCACCCTCTACATCATCAAATATGATGGCAAAGATAGTGTATATGGACTAGAGCTGCACCGAGATAAGAGAGTTTTAGCGCTAGAAATCCTTCCTGAAAGAGTGCCAACTCCTCGCATTGATTCTCGTCTGGCAGATTTCCTGATTGGCAAAGCGGTGGGGCATGTGTTTGAGGGTGAGCACGGTACGAAAGATGAATGGAAAGGCATGGTCCTGGCGCGAGCTCCCGTGATGGACACTTGGTTTTACATCACCTACGAGAAAGATCCTGTCCTTTATATGTACACGCTGCTGGATGACTACAAAGATGGTGACCTGCGCATCATTCCAGATTCCAACTACTATTTCCCTACAGCAGAACGGGAGCCTGGAGAAGTGGTCGACAGCCTCGTGGGCAAGCAAGTGGAACATGCCAAAGATGATGGATCCAAGAGAACCGGCATTTTTATCCATCAAGTGGTGGCCAAACCGTCTGTCTACTTCATCAAGTTTGATGATGATATTCACATTTATGTCTATGGCTTGGTGAAAACTCCCTAA